GTTTCCTTCTCCATACCCAAACTCAGCGACATCAAGCACGCACTGAAGTTCAGCAACGACATACTCATCACGCGATTCTCCTGGTACACGTTCGATAATGCGGACTTCCTGATTGCGGGACGGGTACTCGGACAAGCAGCGCTCGGAACCTACACCTTGGCTTGGTCTGTAGCAGGGTTGCCCGTCGAAAAGATCGCTTCGCTGTTCGGAAGGGTGAGCCCGGCGTTCTTCTCCGCCGTGCAGAAAGATAATGCAGCACTACGCCGCTATCTGCTTGGCTTGACCGAGCCCTTGGCGACAGCAGCATTTCCGGTGAGCATTGGCATAGCGGTAATTGCCAGTGACCTCATTGCGCTGGCATTCGGCCCCAAATGGAGTGGTGCGGTCTGGCCCCTGCGCCTATTGATGATCGCCATGACATTCCGCGGCTTGGCACTGCTCATGCCCTTCGTTTTGAACGTGAAGGAACAAACCAGGTTCATGATGTGGAGCACCGTGGCCTGTGCCGTAATACTTCCCGCCGGCTTTTATTTCGGAAGTTTTTGGGGAATCAGCGGAATCGCTGCTATGTGGACTATCCTTTACCCCATTTTGAGAGTCCCCATGTTCCAGAGAACTTTCAAAGTGATCGACCTCCAGGTGAAGGACTATCTCCGTACCATTTGGCCGGCTTTGAGTTCTTCCATTCTGATGGGGGCTGCTGTTTGGGGCACAAGCGTGCTGGTAAAAGACGCGCAGAGTATCGTTCTTCGGCTCACGGTGCAGGTGTCAGTTGGAGTGATGAGCTACTTGCTCTGCATGTTCGGTCTGCACCGAGCTGCGACAGTCCGAATGATGGGTGTCATTCGCAATTTCAGAAACCGGGGATAAGCTGGAACCCCGGTTCCCTTCCTATTCCCCGTCCAGCATCTCTCCGCGTTTCCCGCCCCTCGCGCTGGGCAAGCCCACGTCTCGAATCTTATACAGAAGCGCCCGATAGCTGATGCCCAACGCCTTGGCGGCGCGTTTGCGGTTCCAGTTGTTCGCCTCCAGAACTCGCAGGATTACCTTGCCTTCCACTTCCCTCACGGCCTGCCTGGTGATCTTCTTCAGCGACACTGGTCCGTCCACCGGAATGTCTGCCGTCCAGTACTCTTGGCGTTTCGCACCCATTTCATTCGTGATCGAATCTTCCGACCCGAGAATCACGTACCGGCGCAACAGATTTTCCAGTTCCCTGACGTTCCCCGGCCAATGGTAGTGCTGCATCTGATCGAGTAACCCGTGCGACAAGGCCTTGGCGCGGCAGTTGTATTTCTCGTTGTAGAGCTCGAGGAAGTAATCCACCAGGATCGGAATGTCCGAAAGACGCTCCCGCAACGGCGGCAATTGAATGTTCACTACATTAATGCGATAGAAAAGGTCCTGCCGGAATCCGCCGTTCTCAATTTCCTGCTCCAGTATGCGGTTCGTCGCGCACACCACCCGGGCTTCCACCTTCTTGTCGTCCTGCGCGCCGATACGGCAGAACTGGCCGTCCTGCAAAAGCTGAAGCAGCTTCGATTGCAGTCCATGATCGAGTTCCGAAATCTCATCCAGGAACAGGGTGCCGCGGTGGGCCATCTCCACTCGGCCCGGCTTGGTTCCGATGGCGCCCGTGAACGCTCCCTTTTCGTAACCGAATAGTTCCGATTCCAGTAGCGTCCCAGGAATGGCCGGACAATTCACCTTCACGAAGGGTCCCGACTGCCACGGCGACAGCTTATGAATCAGCCGCGCAATAATGTCTTTCCCGGTTCCGCTTTCACCCTGGATCAATACCGGAACGTTCGCCGTCGCAATCTTTTCCAGTCGGTTCCTTACTGCATGCATCCGATGGGAACGGCCAAACACTACTGCGTCCGGTGGTAACGGGTTCGACAGGCGCGACTGCAGATTATTACTGCCGATCCCTGTTGCAGCTGATGCCATAATCGGTTGCTCCAGTATTGGGTCAGTGCATATGTATGCACTCCTAACGCCAAACTTTGCACACACCTTGCTCTAGCAGGAAAATCACCGCAATTTCGAGGCAGGAAATACTCCAACGCAAGCAGTATCTTCTACTTACGTTGCACACCTACCCCCTCGGCCTGCTTCAGCGCTTCGGAGGACGGTGCAAATTTATTGTGGGAATGTGAACTTTATTTCAACATGTGGAAATTAGTTTCCGCAGCAGGACTGGCTCAGCCTTGGATCGCCCGTGAGAACTTCAGGCCTAGAAGATGGTAGCGTTCCCCGTGTGTAACCCGCACCAGTTTCGCCTTCAGACTCCTCACAGACTGCGACGAAACCGAGTCGGCCGGGAGCGGTGCAACTGGGATCTCTAGCGCCAAACTCGCTGATTTTGGGATACTTCGGCGTGTCGCCAGCAGCACCCCACCCGCTGAGATATTCAGTGCGGTTGCAAACTCGAGAAACTCTTTCCCTGTCTCGTCCGTGCCTCGAACAAATACCGGAATGGACAGGGGCAACCGTTGAAATTTTCGTCTTTCGGTATCTTTAGATGGCATCTCGATCCTGAATATCCCTTCCTTACAGGGCACACAAATGACCAAAACTGAAGTAACTACCCCACCGCGTGGAAATCGGCCCTAACTTTTATTGAGTGTTACATTTACGCGCAACTCACAATCACCGCAAGCCTAAGTCTCAAGTTGCATCCGTTGTGTCAATGCGGCAATCTTTTGCGACATTGAGGGAACAACTTTGCAATTCTGCCTTGACACCCCTTATCACCTTTCATAACATCAACTTGCTCGATTTTCGCCTGTTGTCAACGGGTTCACCTCCCCCTGTTGCAGCCCTGACTGCGGATTATTTCTAATTGAATGGCTGATGCCCCGAACATTACGGCTGCAAGTATTCCTGCGCCGTCAAACGGGTCTGTTCCCTCCGTTTGCCCGGTCCTGCGGGATCCAGATGTCTCCGGATTAGAGAGCCATCCCCGCGACCTGAAGCGGGCATACGACGAACTCCGCACTCAGTACCAGCGTTGCTCCACTGCCTTGGCCACGGCAGCGCACGACCTCCGCACTCCCTTAGCGGTCATCGCTGGGTATGTCGAGCTTCTTATCAATGGCAAACTCGGCCCTCTCACCGAAAAGCAGCAGCACGTTCTCGAAGACATGCAGGTCAGCAGTACGCGCCTTCAAAGGCTCGTCACCGATTTCTTGACCTTTGCTTCGCTCCAAACTGACGTCGTTCCCCTTCACGCCGATGAACCACAGGACATCAACGCCTGTCTGCGTGAACTCGCCGGATTCTGGCTGCCCCGTTTTCAGAACAAGGGTGTCGCGTTCTACCACCTCGACAACCCCAACCTCGAGCCCTTCGCTTTCGACTACGACAAGATCCAGCGCGTCGTCTCCAACCTCCTTGAAAATGCACTGAAATTTACACCTGCAACCGGCACGGTTTGGCTTCATGCCGAACCTCAGCTTTGGGAGCGCCGCAACGCCCATAAACCTCGTTCGAAGGAAGAGCGTCGCAAGGCCACCCTGCTTATGCCCAACGCCGTCAGGATTACCGTAGCCGATACCGGTCCCGGGATCGCTCCCGAGTATCACCAGGAAATTTTCGGCGAATTTTTCCAGGTGCCCGACTCAGGTGCGCCCGATGATTCCGGCATGGGCTTGGGACTATCCATCGCGCGTCGCCTCGTCGTTGCACATGGCGGCAAGATTTGGGTTGAAAGCGAACCGAACTGCGGTTGCAAGTTTTCTTTTCTTCTTCCTTTGAAGAGAAGCTGATACTTTAGGACTTGGGATGAACCGTTCCGCTGCAAAATCTCCGCTAATCTTCGTTGTCGATGACGAACCCACAATGCTTCGCTACCTCCGCACATTGCTGGAGGTCGAAGGTTACCGCGTGGAATCGGCCACGAACGGAGCGGAAGCCATGGAACGACTTCGTCAGCCTCCCGTCCCTGACCTGCTTCTCCTGGACGTCCTCATGCCCGTTCTTGATGGGCTACAGACACTGGAACAGGTTCGCGCTCTTCATCCGCAGTTGAAGGTCGTGATGCTCTCTTGCGTCAGCGACACCCGCAAAGTTGTTCAGGCCATCCGTCTTGGAGCGCAGGACTACCTGACCAAGCCGTTCCAGAAGGCCGATCTCGAAGCGCTCATCGAGCAGTGCTTAGGCAATTCCCGCGAGCACGCTCATCCCGTTCAGGGAGATATCGAAGACCTTGGTGACGATGTCTTTTTCGTGGCCGCCAGCCCGGCGATGAAGAAGATCCGTTCTCAGTCCAAGCTCGTCGCCAACGTGGATATTCCGGTCCTTATGCTGGGCGAAAGCGGCACCGGAAAGGAAGTCGTATCCCGTCTGATCCACAAGTATTCGCCTCGCGCGCACCGCACGTTCCTGAAGGTCAACTGCGCCGCCGTTCCCGCCGATCTTCTCGAAAGCGAACTCTTCGGATACGAACCCGGAGCTTTCACCGGCGCCACTCATTCCAAGCCCGGCAAATTCGAACTCTGTAACAAGGGCACCATCCTGCTCGACGAAATCGGTGAAATGCCTCCGCAGCTTCAGGCCAAACTGTTGCACGTTTTGCAGGACCAGCAGTTCTCGCGCCTTGGCAGCCGCAACGTGATCAAGGTTGACGTCCGTATCCTCGCCGCCACCAACATCGACATCCCGCGTGCCATCGCGGAAAAGAAACTCCGCGAGGACCTTTATTACCGGCTGAACGGATTCACCATTCAATTGCCACCGCTTCGCGAGCGTCGCGAGGAAATCGGCATTCTACTCCGGCACATGATCAGTCAGATCGGCGAGAGCTACGGCAAGCCGTCCGTCACCATTTCGCCGCGGCTGCTCGAAGCTTGCGAGCGTTACAACTGGCCCGGAAACCTTCGCGAACTCGGAAACTTCGTCAAACGGTTTCTGATTCTCGGCGACGAAGACATGGCCATTCAAGAACTTCAGGTGGGTATGGGCGCTCCATCAAGCAGCCCTTCTCAGGCCGCCGCCGCTCCGAACGACCGTGGTTTGAAGGGTCTGGTTCGTAACGTAAAGGACGAGGCTGAAATCGAAGCCATCACCAAGGCGCTCGAACAGACTGGATGGAATCGGAAAAAAGCAGCTGGCATACTACAAATCAGCTATAAGGCCCTGCTCTACAAAATTCGCCAGTACGATATCCAGCGCTCCGGCACCACCGTAAACTAACCTCCGACAACGGCTCATATACCAGCGCGTTTGATCGACTTGTTTGACACCGAACCTTGCAGCGCTAGCAAGGCGCCTTCCGCTTTCTGCAATCTTCCCAGCGTCAGTTCCAGCGTGAGCAGCCTGCGGAAAAGCAACGTACCGTTCCCGTCGCGGGATTCGCATAACAACCGCTCGATCCCCGCGTCGTCGAGAATCCCTGTCGCCCGCACCCTTTCAAGCGCGAACTCCTGCTGCGCCGGCAAGGGCTCCGTTCGCGTGCTGCTGACCGCTGCTCCGCGCTTAGCTATTCCAAGGCTCGACTTGGCTCTCGCAATGATTCGGGTCCCGTAGTACTTGCCAAAATACGGAGCAATGGGCCAGAACAAGTGAGCCGTCTTCCAGTTCACCGGAAGCGCTGGATAGCCGTATTCCAGGGGAAAGCGCCCAAACTGCGGTGCGTATCGAGCGAACATCTTCCGGATCACCAGGCTGCGCCGTCGCATTGGCGTCCTGATCCTGAACGATGTCTCTACAACGTCCCGGAACAGGAACGGTGATATCACCGGCCATAAACGGTTCGTGCTGCTGGCGATTCTTCCCTGCCACCGTCCTCCGCGTAGCGCAATGTACGAATGATCGTGTTGGATCGTGTTGGGTTGGTGCTCCATGCCTACGTTCGACCGATCGATCATCTCAGTGAAGTGACTTTGGAAATCCAGGCGATAGTCGGCACGAAAGATTGGTTGCGAAGAAATGGGCACGTATCGCATTCGTGCAAGCTTTGCTGAGTCAAGTGCGCTGTAGGCGCCGGTGCGCGGAAATAGCGGATTCCACGAGTATCCCCTCGGGAACTCTCCAAAGGATCCATGCACTCCAATTCCATTCGGCGAAGCTACCGTCTCGTGCACGTGACGAACCCACGCCATTTCAAAGGCGTCGTACTCTCCGTCGGACAGCGGTACGGTCTGCTCCGCCTCCTCGAATCCCATTTGCCTCGGCGGAACATGCACGAGTGGAACCCCGACACGGAAAGACAGTCCTTTCGCGACCTGTACATCGGGATGGTCTTCCGGACCTGCCACAACCGTCCGTACCGGCGCGCCGAGCGCGTGCATGGCCGCAGTTACAGTTCGGCTGTCATATCCTCCCGTCAGATCGCAAACCGGAGCGGGAAACGCCCGAAGAATCGTTCTGGTTGAATTCAGAACCGAATGCCAAATCGCGTCCACCGCGGCGTCGCCGTCCAAAGAATCAGGTTTGATATTCGCGACACTCCAATACTGCTTCGCGTCGAGCTCCTTGCCTGGGCGAAGCCGCACCACACTCAATCCCGGCAATTTCAGTACATCTCGAAATAGCGTCCGGTTTTCGTAGATGCAGTTGCTGAAAACTAGCTCTTGCGCGCTGGTGGTATTAAGCTGAGCGTTGCCGAGTGCGGCCAGCAATAGCGACGAAGTCGACAAAGCCAGCACCTCTGTTGCACCGACCTTCAGCCGCCTTTCGAAGACATGGAAAGTCCCCAAGTCGGTCAAGACCGTTGCTTCGGCAGTTCGTCCGTCAACGATGACGATCGTGTAGAATCCGTCGACCTCTTTCGCAAGTACCTCGGCTCCAACCTCGAAATACCGGCTCAGCAGCTTCGCCTCAGATCCTGAGCTGTACCCGTCCCGGTGAAACCATGTTCCGCCAGCCACCAGAAGATGTCCGTTATCGGAGGCCAGAAATGGTCCGGTCTTATTCTGCCGAGGAAAGGCAGCGACGTATGCCACACCGGTTTCGCACACGTTCGCGCCATGCCGTCCGAATAGCTCGTACGACATCCAAAGTCCAGCATGAAAAACTGATATCGACTCCCCTTGGTCATCTGGGGAGCCCATCACTAACAGGAAGTGCCCCATCCCTTAACCGCCTCGATTCCTGATCTTGCTTCGGAAACGCCCCACAATTGCGGACCGGGTGCCAGTCTGTTGCTGGCTCATACTCCGCAAAAAGTTGCTGTATTGTGGACTTTGGCCGAGGTTTTAACAAGCCGAAACTTTCTCGCCACTTGTACTTCCGGGATAGCTGGTAACCACTTTAGTAGTTGCAGCACACCAGTCAGTCTTGGCAACAGCAGTTAGCACAGTCCTTTCCCTCTCTGCCGTTCCTGCACTAACATTCACGGTTATGGCTCAATCGTTTGAGGAAAGTGAGCGTTCGCGTCTCAAGGCGCTTTACGCCCAAATGGTGGATGGGGAGCTCGAAGATATCGCTGCCGATTCCGGCGAACTCACCGACTACGGGTGCGAAATTCTCTACGCCGAAATGTCTCGTCGAAACCTGAAGTTGCCGAAGGCGCCGATGCCTCACAGTTCAGAGCCGGAGCCACCATCGGCTTCGCCTTCACCCGTTAGTCGTGACTTCGATGGCAATTATGGGGTGGACTACCAGAAACTCGTCCTCGTTCGTCGCTTTCGCGACCTCCCGGCTGCCATGTTCGCCAAGGGAGCACTCCAATCCGCGGGCATCCCCTGTTATCTCACCGACGACAACATGGTCCGCATGGATTGGTTCATCTCGAATGCGCTCGGAGGAGCCAAGCTCCTTGTCCGACCCGAAGACATGGAAGCCTCCGAAGACGTTCTTAACCAGCCTATCCCGGAAAGCATTGACGTAGAGGGAGATGAGGTTTTCGAACAGCCACGCTGTCCCAAGTGTGGTTCTTTGGATGTCTCCTACGAGAGCATCAACAAGCCTGCAAGCTACACTTCAGCGTGGATAGGCTTTCCCATCCCGTTTTCCAGCAACTCATGGAAGTGCCACGACTGTGGAGCACGATGGGAAGAGATGGGAGAAGACCCAGTCCCCAGCGATTCTTGAAAAGCTACCGGTTCACCACTCCCACCCGGAACAACGGCTTCATCTTTTCCGATGACTCCATTTCATAGGTCTGTTCCGTCTTCGCCGGATCGTAGTTCCGCCACAGCCAGATCATCTCTTCGGGAAACTCCGCTGCTCCGTGTGCCGAGTTGTGTGTCCCCTTCCCGAAGCTAAGATGGAAGTCGTATCCCTTCGACTTGAGTGCATTCGCCATACGAAGATTCGCCAGGGGCCAACTCCCGAAGTTTTCCTGCTCCAGGTCGTTCGCGCCGTCCTGCATCCACACGCGGATGTTCCGCTTCGGCTCCCGCAGAATCTTGTCAGGGTAATCCTGTCCGCCATCCGGCACCTTAGGATCTTCTTTCCACTGGATACTCGCAAAACTCCCAATCCATGTGATGACTCGGCTGAACTGCCCCGGCGCCTGCCACGCCGCATTGAACGAGCATATGCCGCCCGAAGAAAGCCCCGTAATCGCCCTGCTGTACGCATCCTTGCGGATGTTGTACTTCCCTTCCACTTCCGCCAGAACTTCGGTCGTCAGAAACCGCACATACCGGTCGCTCACCGTGTCGTAAAGAGTGCTACGCATCGCATTCTTTGATGTGGTATTCCACTTCTTCACTCTCGCGCTCACGAATTCATATGTCGGCGTTCCCGATGATTCGCTGATGTCTCCGGGATTGATGAACACCGCAATCATCACCGGAATCTTCTCCTGCGCAATCAGGTTATCGATCACGTTAATTGCCTTGATTGACCCTTCCCGGTCGATATACCAGCCGCCGTCCTGGAATACCATGAGTGCCGCCGGCTTCTTCGGATCGTATTGTGCCGGCACATACACCCAGGCTTCGCTTTTCATGCCGTCATAAATCTTGCTCGTGTGGACGATCTTCTCCGACAAGTTCCCCACCGGTACCCCACGCTGCTGATACGAATCCGGCGCGTACGCAGGCAGATCCAACGACCCGCCAAATCTTGCACCGCCAATAGCGTAAAGATCACTGGGCGTTAATCTGTAATAGAAGCTGTGTAATTTGCCTAACGGTTCGAGCCGTACCGACGCATACCATAAGCGCGTGCCCGCAATTTGTTGCATTTCGGTGTGACGCTCCTCATCAAGAATGAGCACCGGATGTCTGTTTTCCTCCA
This region of Terriglobales bacterium genomic DNA includes:
- a CDS encoding HAMP domain-containing sensor histidine kinase produces the protein MADAPNITAASIPAPSNGSVPSVCPVLRDPDVSGLESHPRDLKRAYDELRTQYQRCSTALATAAHDLRTPLAVIAGYVELLINGKLGPLTEKQQHVLEDMQVSSTRLQRLVTDFLTFASLQTDVVPLHADEPQDINACLRELAGFWLPRFQNKGVAFYHLDNPNLEPFAFDYDKIQRVVSNLLENALKFTPATGTVWLHAEPQLWERRNAHKPRSKEERRKATLLMPNAVRITVADTGPGIAPEYHQEIFGEFFQVPDSGAPDDSGMGLGLSIARRLVVAHGGKIWVESEPNCGCKFSFLLPLKRS
- a CDS encoding alpha/beta hydrolase-fold protein, coding for MSQLTQMAKTRSPELATAIRETFDAKTLTEGTAWAGRGADFFFAVEVEENRHPVLILDEERHTEMQQIAGTRLWYASVRLEPLGKLHSFYYRLTPSDLYAIGGARFGGSLDLPAYAPDSYQQRGVPVGNLSEKIVHTSKIYDGMKSEAWVYVPAQYDPKKPAALMVFQDGGWYIDREGSIKAINVIDNLIAQEKIPVMIAVFINPGDISESSGTPTYEFVSARVKKWNTTSKNAMRSTLYDTVSDRYVRFLTTEVLAEVEGKYNIRKDAYSRAITGLSSGGICSFNAAWQAPGQFSRVITWIGSFASIQWKEDPKVPDGGQDYPDKILREPKRNIRVWMQDGANDLEQENFGSWPLANLRMANALKSKGYDFHLSFGKGTHNSAHGAAEFPEEMIWLWRNYDPAKTEQTYEMESSEKMKPLFRVGVVNR
- a CDS encoding sigma-54 dependent transcriptional regulator, with protein sequence MASAATGIGSNNLQSRLSNPLPPDAVVFGRSHRMHAVRNRLEKIATANVPVLIQGESGTGKDIIARLIHKLSPWQSGPFVKVNCPAIPGTLLESELFGYEKGAFTGAIGTKPGRVEMAHRGTLFLDEISELDHGLQSKLLQLLQDGQFCRIGAQDDKKVEARVVCATNRILEQEIENGGFRQDLFYRINVVNIQLPPLRERLSDIPILVDYFLELYNEKYNCRAKALSHGLLDQMQHYHWPGNVRELENLLRRYVILGSEDSITNEMGAKRQEYWTADIPVDGPVSLKKITRQAVREVEGKVILRVLEANNWNRKRAAKALGISYRALLYKIRDVGLPSARGGKRGEMLDGE
- a CDS encoding lipopolysaccharide biosynthesis protein — translated: MPTVEKTTDACDSQAQTRNLDQHLVRGLAWTGAVKWGGQLATWAATIVVARLLTPADYGLIGMANLYLGLVALISEFGIGTAIVSIDDLGETHLRQLNTVSFLVGLIGVLASAAAALPLARFFHTPKLSLVLIVMSSAFLISSLQTVANAALQRQLRFKLLAGLEGSKALVTSGASIALAYFGAGYWTLVFGGILGTLVATVLTFYARPVSFSIPKLSDIKHALKFSNDILITRFSWYTFDNADFLIAGRVLGQAALGTYTLAWSVAGLPVEKIASLFGRVSPAFFSAVQKDNAALRRYLLGLTEPLATAAFPVSIGIAVIASDLIALAFGPKWSGAVWPLRLLMIAMTFRGLALLMPFVLNVKEQTRFMMWSTVACAVILPAGFYFGSFWGISGIAAMWTILYPILRVPMFQRTFKVIDLQVKDYLRTIWPALSSSILMGAAVWGTSVLVKDAQSIVLRLTVQVSVGVMSYLLCMFGLHRAATVRMMGVIRNFRNRG
- a CDS encoding sigma-54 dependent transcriptional regulator, whose protein sequence is MNRSAAKSPLIFVVDDEPTMLRYLRTLLEVEGYRVESATNGAEAMERLRQPPVPDLLLLDVLMPVLDGLQTLEQVRALHPQLKVVMLSCVSDTRKVVQAIRLGAQDYLTKPFQKADLEALIEQCLGNSREHAHPVQGDIEDLGDDVFFVAASPAMKKIRSQSKLVANVDIPVLMLGESGTGKEVVSRLIHKYSPRAHRTFLKVNCAAVPADLLESELFGYEPGAFTGATHSKPGKFELCNKGTILLDEIGEMPPQLQAKLLHVLQDQQFSRLGSRNVIKVDVRILAATNIDIPRAIAEKKLREDLYYRLNGFTIQLPPLRERREEIGILLRHMISQIGESYGKPSVTISPRLLEACERYNWPGNLRELGNFVKRFLILGDEDMAIQELQVGMGAPSSSPSQAAAAPNDRGLKGLVRNVKDEAEIEAITKALEQTGWNRKKAAGILQISYKALLYKIRQYDIQRSGTTVN